In one Penaeus chinensis breed Huanghai No. 1 chromosome 33, ASM1920278v2, whole genome shotgun sequence genomic region, the following are encoded:
- the LOC125043320 gene encoding intraflagellar transport protein 88 homolog isoform X2 yields MDNLRFAGDDDEDLYSGFDSVHPALDTRQLDTDQGFQEAVRTSYGRRPPTQSRAPTTAARLTSTAGLRIGTGQGTGLVLNSSVGQVGPGSSDGLKRPMTSMRGTGYSSQSNVFDPLNQASKGPAPALISKTDESPEEKIKSLERRVMGLIEESCMAASRGEIRLALDRAKEASSKERSLIRQREQAGLSDGHNLDLTFSVLFNLANQYAANDMYTEALNTYQVITKDRMFNNSGRLRVNMGNIHYRMGQYNKAIKFYRMALDQVPNTHKSMRIKIMHNIGLVFVKMAQYSEACTSFEYIMQEEANFKTGLDLVTAYYALGDKEKMKKGFLRLLECQLDIDDDEKYTASSEDTQSNLILEVIRNDPLRKMERQMKQEAERSILTAAKLISPVIENTFSEGYNWCVDAIKNSQYADLANDLEINKAVMFLRQKNFKDAVETLKMFEKKETKVASTAATNLSFLYFLQNEIDLAEKYALMARDSNGYNDSALVNLGNCCFKRKDYEKAREHYIAALDIDASCVEALYNLGLTNKKLGRYEEALDSLLKMHAIVRNYPPVVYQIASLYQELSDIDQASEWYLQLLGLVPTDPHIHQRLGQLFDTEGDKQQGYQYYFDSYRYFPSNLEVIDWLGSYFIEHQVAEKAISYFERAALMQPDEVKWQLMVAACHRRSGNYQQALQTYKQIHRRFPENIECLKLLIRLSSDLGLKETAEYAQELKKAERAQEQRESRAASGSRPGSRRASSRGSRSIPGSAMSGRMTRLSLNELDENEPFVPSNKEVDSSYVDPLGPLQERPKTSMRRKQDEDDFADEELGDDLLPE; encoded by the exons ATGGATAACTTACGTTTtgctggagatgatgatgaggacctTTACTCAGGGTTTGATTCTGTTCATCCAGCTCTTGATACGCGGCAGCTAGATACTGATCAGGGTTTTCAAGAGGCTGTTCGTACAAGTTATGGCAGACGGCCACCA ACTCAGAGTCGAGCCCCCACAACAGCTGCTCGTCTCACTTCTACTGCTGGGCTTCGGATAGGGACTGGTCAGGGTACTGGG TTGGTGCTAAATAGCTCAGTGGGCCAAGTTGGTCCAGGATCAAGTGATGGACTTAAAAGACCAATGACCAGCATGAGGGGAACAGGTTATTCGTCCCAGTCAAATGTGTTTGATCCCCTTAATCAAGCAAGCAAAGGACCTGCTCCAGCTCTTATTTCCAAAACTGATGAGAG cccagaagaaaaaataaagtcacTTGAACGTCGAGTAATGGGGCTTATTGAGGAGTCCTGCATGGCTGCTTCTAGGGGAGAAATTCGCCTGGCCCTTGACAGAGCCAAAGAGGCTTCTAGTAAAGAAAGATCTCTCATAAGGCAACGGGAACAGGCAGGATTGTCTGATGGACACAACTTGGATCTCACCTTCTCT GTCCTTTTCAATCTGGCTAACCAGTATGCTGCCAATGACATGTACACAGAAGCCCTAAATACATATCAGGTTATTACAAAGGACCGTATGTTTAACAATTCTGGCCGGCTTCGAGTCAACATGGGCAACATCCACTACAGGATGGGACAGTATAACAAGGCCATAAAATTCTATCGCATGGCTTTAGATCAGGTCCCTAATACACATAAAAGTATGAG aataaaaataatgcacAATATTGGCCTGGTGTTTGTCAAGATGGCACAGTACTCTGAGGCATGTACCAGCTTTGAATACATTATGCAGgaggaggcaaactttaagactGGTCTGGATTTAGTTACAGCATATTATGCTCTTGGAgataaggaaaaaatgaagaaaggctTCCTTCGCTTGCTAGAATGCCAattagatattgatgatgatgaaaagtacACAGCTTCATCA GAAGATACTCAGTCCAACCTGATTCTTGAGGTCATTCGCAATGATCCTCTTCGAAAGATGGAAAGGCAGATGAAGCAAGAGGCTGAACGTTCAATACTTACAGCTGCAAAGCTCATTTCACCAGTCATTGAGAATACCTTCAGTGAGGGTTACAACTG GTGTGTAGATGCCATCAAGAATTCTCAGTATGCAGACCTCGCAAATGATCTGGAAATCAACAAAGCTGTCATGTTTTTGAGGCAAAAGAACTTTAAAGATGCTGTAGAGACCCTCAAAATGtttgagaagaaagaaacaaaagtagCCAGCACAGCTGCTACAAATCTTTCCTTCTTGTATTTCTTG caaaatgaaattgacttgGCTGAAAAATATGCCCTCATGGCAAGGGATTCCAATGGATACAATGACTCTGCCCTTGTGAATTTAGGGAACTGCTGCTTCAAGAGGAAAGATTATGAGAAAGCTCGTGAGCACTACATAGCTGCTTTGGACATAGATGCATCATGTGTGGAAGCTCTATACAATCTTG GGCTAACAAACAAGAAACTTGGACGTTATGAAGAGGCACTTGACTCCTTACTGAAAATGCATGCCATTGTTCGCAATTATCCGCCAGTAGTCTACCAGATTGCCAGTTTGTATCAAGAGCTGAGTGACATCGACCAGGCTTCTGAGTG GTATTTGCAGTTGCTTGGTCTAGTTCCAACTGATCCTCACATCCATCAGCGATTGGGCCAACTTTTTGACACAGAAGGTGACAAGCAACAAGGATACCAATATTACTTTGAT tcttacaGATATTTCCCAAGCAACCTGGAAGTGATTGATTGGCTGGGATCCTACTTCATTGAGCACCAGGTTGCGGAAAAGGCAATTAGTTACTTTGAACGGGCTGCATTGATGCAGCCTGATGAAGTAAAGTGGCAATTGATGGTGGCTGCATGTCACAGACGGTCAGGCAACTACCAACAGGCATTGCAGACCTACAAGCAGATCCATCGAAGATTCCCAGAAAATATAGAGT GTCTGAAATTGCTGATTCGACTCAGTAGTGACCTGGGATTAAAGGAAACAGCTGAGTATGCCCAGGAGCTGAAGAAGGCCGAAAGAGCTCAAGAGCAGCGTGAGAGCCGAGCTGCCAGTGGCTCTCGTCCTGGATCTCGAAG AGCAAGTTCCCGTGGTTCTCGCAGTATCCCAGGCTCAGCCATGAGTGGCAGAATGACACGCCTTTCACTGAATGAGCTTGATGAGAATGAGCCATTTGTGCCTTCTAACAAAGAAGTTG ACAGCAGCTATGTGGATCCCTTAGGCCCGCTGCAAGAGCGCCCAAAGACAAGTATGAGAAGGAAACAAGATGAGGATGACTTCGCTGATGAAGAATTGGGCGATGATTTGTTGCCAGAATAA
- the LOC125043141 gene encoding protein Wnt-5b-like, producing the protein MGVVGLLNLLLTAVVVLLCLATPAVTRLVGSWMNLGLQGYEVWRNPQIYLIGAQPLCTQIAGLSPGQTKLCQLYQDHMGSVGRGAKTGIHECQWQFRHRRWNCSTVDDSTVFGPVLQIPSREAAFAHAIASAGVVNSVSRACRDGQLSTCGCSPARRPKDLNKEWIWGGCGDNVEYGYKFTQGFVDVREREKNYKRGSPKQGRQLMNLHNNEAGRRAVIRRTRVNCKCHGVSGSCSLITCWQQLAPFREVGDLLKDKYDGATEVKINRRGKLQVKHPQFNVPTAEDLVYLDESPDYCRRNNTVGSLGTQDRICNKSSQGMDGCGLLCCGRGYNSQKVKLHERCHCKFHWCCYVECKTCTRVVDLHTCK; encoded by the exons GAATCTCGGTCTCCAGGGCTACGAAGTATGGCGGAATCCTCAGATCTACCTGATCGGCGCACAGCCCCTGTGCACCCAAATCGCCGGCCTCTCCCCCGGCCAGACCAAACTGTGCCAGCTGTACCAGGACCACATGGGCAGCGTCGGCCGCGGCGCCAAGACTGGCATCCATGAGTGCCAGTGGCAGTTCCGACACAGACGCTGGAACTGCTCCACTGTTGACGACTCCACCGTGTTCGGACCCGTCCTGCAGATCC CGAGTCGAGAGGCCGCCTTCGCCCACGCCATCGCTTCGGCGGGCGTCGTAAATAGCGTGTCGCGAGCGTGCAGGGACGGCCAGCTGTCCACGTGTGGGTGCTCGCCCGCCCGCAGACCAAAGGACCTCAACAAGGAGTGGATCTGGGGCGGATGCGGAGACAACGTCGAGTATGGATACAA ATTCACCCAGGGCTTTGTGGACGTCCGCGAGCGGGAGAAGAACTACAAGCGGGGCTCCCCCAAGCAAGGCCGCCAGCTGATGAACCTGCACAACAACGAGGCGGGGAGAAGG GCTGTGATCCGTAGAACGCGGGTCAATTGCAAATGCCACGGTGTATCAGGATCCTGCTCTCTGATCACGTGCTGGCAACAACTGGCACCCTTCAGGGAAGTCG GTGATCTCTTGAAGGACAAATATGATGGAGCAACAGAGGTAAAAATCAATCGCCGAGGAAAACTCCAAGTCAAACACCCTCAGTTTAATGTCCCAACTGCCGAGGACCTGGTCTACTTGGACGAATCTCCTGACTACTGCAGGCGCAATAATACAGTTGGATCTCTAG GAACCCAGGACAGGATCTGCAACAAGAGTTCCCAAGGCATGGATGGCTGTGGACTCTTATGCTGCGGTCGAGGTTACAATTCTCAAAAGGTGAAACTACATGAAAGGTGCCATTGCAAGTTCCACTGGTGTTGCTACGTGGAGTGCAAAACATGTACCAGAGTCGTAGACCTTCACACATGCAAAtaa
- the LOC125043320 gene encoding intraflagellar transport protein 88 homolog isoform X1 codes for MDNLRFAGDDDEDLYSGFDSVHPALDTRQLDTDQGFQEAVRTSYGRRPPTQSRAPTTAARLTSTAGLRIGTGQGTGLVLNSSVGQVGPGSSDGLKRPMTSMRGTGYSSQSNVFDPLNQASKGPAPALISKTDESPEEKIKSLERRVMGLIEESCMAASRGEIRLALDRAKEASSKERSLIRQREQAGLSDGHNLDLTFSVLFNLANQYAANDMYTEALNTYQVITKDRMFNNSGRLRVNMGNIHYRMGQYNKAIKFYRMALDQVPNTHKSMRIKIMHNIGLVFVKMAQYSEACTSFEYIMQEEANFKTGLDLVTAYYALGDKEKMKKGFLRLLECQLDIDDDEKYTASSEDTQSNLILEVIRNDPLRKMERQMKQEAERSILTAAKLISPVIENTFSEGYNWCVDAIKNSQYADLANDLEINKAVMFLRQKNFKDAVETLKMFEKKETKVASTAATNLSFLYFLQNEIDLAEKYALMARDSNGYNDSALVNLGNCCFKRKDYEKAREHYIAALDIDASCVEALYNLGLTNKKLGRYEEALDSLLKMHAIVRNYPPVVYQIASLYQELSDIDQASEWYLQLLGLVPTDPHIHQRLGQLFDTEGDKQQGYQYYFDSYRYFPSNLEVIDWLGSYFIEHQVAEKAISYFERAALMQPDEVKWQLMVAACHRRSGNYQQALQTYKQIHRRFPENIECLKLLIRLSSDLGLKETAEYAQELKKAERAQEQRESRAASGSRPGSRRSSSRASRSGSAASGHEEPGALPPKSPGPGARASSRGSRSIPGSAMSGRMTRLSLNELDENEPFVPSNKEVDSSYVDPLGPLQERPKTSMRRKQDEDDFADEELGDDLLPE; via the exons ATGGATAACTTACGTTTtgctggagatgatgatgaggacctTTACTCAGGGTTTGATTCTGTTCATCCAGCTCTTGATACGCGGCAGCTAGATACTGATCAGGGTTTTCAAGAGGCTGTTCGTACAAGTTATGGCAGACGGCCACCA ACTCAGAGTCGAGCCCCCACAACAGCTGCTCGTCTCACTTCTACTGCTGGGCTTCGGATAGGGACTGGTCAGGGTACTGGG TTGGTGCTAAATAGCTCAGTGGGCCAAGTTGGTCCAGGATCAAGTGATGGACTTAAAAGACCAATGACCAGCATGAGGGGAACAGGTTATTCGTCCCAGTCAAATGTGTTTGATCCCCTTAATCAAGCAAGCAAAGGACCTGCTCCAGCTCTTATTTCCAAAACTGATGAGAG cccagaagaaaaaataaagtcacTTGAACGTCGAGTAATGGGGCTTATTGAGGAGTCCTGCATGGCTGCTTCTAGGGGAGAAATTCGCCTGGCCCTTGACAGAGCCAAAGAGGCTTCTAGTAAAGAAAGATCTCTCATAAGGCAACGGGAACAGGCAGGATTGTCTGATGGACACAACTTGGATCTCACCTTCTCT GTCCTTTTCAATCTGGCTAACCAGTATGCTGCCAATGACATGTACACAGAAGCCCTAAATACATATCAGGTTATTACAAAGGACCGTATGTTTAACAATTCTGGCCGGCTTCGAGTCAACATGGGCAACATCCACTACAGGATGGGACAGTATAACAAGGCCATAAAATTCTATCGCATGGCTTTAGATCAGGTCCCTAATACACATAAAAGTATGAG aataaaaataatgcacAATATTGGCCTGGTGTTTGTCAAGATGGCACAGTACTCTGAGGCATGTACCAGCTTTGAATACATTATGCAGgaggaggcaaactttaagactGGTCTGGATTTAGTTACAGCATATTATGCTCTTGGAgataaggaaaaaatgaagaaaggctTCCTTCGCTTGCTAGAATGCCAattagatattgatgatgatgaaaagtacACAGCTTCATCA GAAGATACTCAGTCCAACCTGATTCTTGAGGTCATTCGCAATGATCCTCTTCGAAAGATGGAAAGGCAGATGAAGCAAGAGGCTGAACGTTCAATACTTACAGCTGCAAAGCTCATTTCACCAGTCATTGAGAATACCTTCAGTGAGGGTTACAACTG GTGTGTAGATGCCATCAAGAATTCTCAGTATGCAGACCTCGCAAATGATCTGGAAATCAACAAAGCTGTCATGTTTTTGAGGCAAAAGAACTTTAAAGATGCTGTAGAGACCCTCAAAATGtttgagaagaaagaaacaaaagtagCCAGCACAGCTGCTACAAATCTTTCCTTCTTGTATTTCTTG caaaatgaaattgacttgGCTGAAAAATATGCCCTCATGGCAAGGGATTCCAATGGATACAATGACTCTGCCCTTGTGAATTTAGGGAACTGCTGCTTCAAGAGGAAAGATTATGAGAAAGCTCGTGAGCACTACATAGCTGCTTTGGACATAGATGCATCATGTGTGGAAGCTCTATACAATCTTG GGCTAACAAACAAGAAACTTGGACGTTATGAAGAGGCACTTGACTCCTTACTGAAAATGCATGCCATTGTTCGCAATTATCCGCCAGTAGTCTACCAGATTGCCAGTTTGTATCAAGAGCTGAGTGACATCGACCAGGCTTCTGAGTG GTATTTGCAGTTGCTTGGTCTAGTTCCAACTGATCCTCACATCCATCAGCGATTGGGCCAACTTTTTGACACAGAAGGTGACAAGCAACAAGGATACCAATATTACTTTGAT tcttacaGATATTTCCCAAGCAACCTGGAAGTGATTGATTGGCTGGGATCCTACTTCATTGAGCACCAGGTTGCGGAAAAGGCAATTAGTTACTTTGAACGGGCTGCATTGATGCAGCCTGATGAAGTAAAGTGGCAATTGATGGTGGCTGCATGTCACAGACGGTCAGGCAACTACCAACAGGCATTGCAGACCTACAAGCAGATCCATCGAAGATTCCCAGAAAATATAGAGT GTCTGAAATTGCTGATTCGACTCAGTAGTGACCTGGGATTAAAGGAAACAGCTGAGTATGCCCAGGAGCTGAAGAAGGCCGAAAGAGCTCAAGAGCAGCGTGAGAGCCGAGCTGCCAGTGGCTCTCGTCCTGGATCTCGAAG ATCCTCTTCTCGGGCTTCACGTAGTGGCTCAGCTGCCTCTGGCCACGAGGAACCAGGGGCTTTACCTCCCAAGAGTCCAGGTCCAGGTGCTAG AGCAAGTTCCCGTGGTTCTCGCAGTATCCCAGGCTCAGCCATGAGTGGCAGAATGACACGCCTTTCACTGAATGAGCTTGATGAGAATGAGCCATTTGTGCCTTCTAACAAAGAAGTTG ACAGCAGCTATGTGGATCCCTTAGGCCCGCTGCAAGAGCGCCCAAAGACAAGTATGAGAAGGAAACAAGATGAGGATGACTTCGCTGATGAAGAATTGGGCGATGATTTGTTGCCAGAATAA
- the LOC125043143 gene encoding eukaryotic translation initiation factor 1A, Y-chromosomal-like, with the protein MPKNKGKGGKNRRRGKNENEAEKRELIFKEEGQEYAQVTKMLGNGRLEALCFTDGMKRLCHIRGKLRKKVWINQGDIILLGLRDYQDKKADVILKYNADEARNLKSYGEIPESVKVNENATFVEDGMDDDIEFDDYSEEEEDAAADIDAL; encoded by the exons ATGCCGAAGAATAAGG gaaagggaggaaagaacagGCGACgtggtaagaatgagaatgaagccGAGAAGAGAGAACTGATCTTCAAGGAGGAGGGCCAAGAATATGCCCag GTGACAAAAATGCTTGGAAATGGCAGATTGGAAGCTCTCTGTTTTACTGATGGTATGAAGAGGCTCTGTCACATCCGTGGAAAACTCCGAAAGAAA GTATGGATTAATCAAGGTGACATCATTCTTCTTGGGCTTCGAGACTACCAGGACAAAAAGGCTGATGTTATCCTTAAATATAATGCAGATGAGGCACGAAACTTGAAGTCATATGGTGAAATCCCAGAATCAG tCAAGGTGAACGAGAATGCTACCTTCGTAGAAGACGGCATGGATGACGATATTGAGTTCGACGATTactcagaagaagaagaggatgcagCAGCTGACATAGATGCA cTATGA